The sequence below is a genomic window from Betaproteobacteria bacterium.
GGCCGACGAAGCGTTCCGGCATCTGCATCACCAGGGCGATGCTGGCGACGACGCCGAACGCCACCCCCAGCAGCGGACTGGCCCAGGCCAGCCAACGGCTGCGCGGAGCGGCCCGACGGGCCGGTTCGGGCTGACGCGCGCCCGGCAGGCGGCGGGCGATGCCCTGCCATACCCGCTCCGGCGGGGCGACCGGCGGCACCGCAGCGGCCAACCCGCCGAGACGCCGCTCCCAGGCCCCCAGGGCGTCCCGGGCCGGCAGGCTGCGCAGCAGATGGCGCCGGAAGCGGCGGCGGGCCCGGGGAGCCAGTGTCCCCAGGGCGTACTGGGCCGCCAGATGGTCGAGGAGCGGGGGGCGGTCGTAATTCATGCCGACTCGGCACCCTTGCGGCCGCCGGCCTCCAGGCAGCGTTTTAAAGATTCCAGACCGCGCCGCACCCAGGCCTTGACCGTGCCCAGCGGCGCCGCCATCCGCTCCGCCACTTCGCTGTGGGAAAGGCCGTGGTAGTAGGCCAGCGCCAGGCTCTGGCGCTGGCGGGCATCGGCGGCGTCCAGGCATTGGCGAATGGCCAGGGTGTCGCCGGCGCTCTCCAGCAGGGCGAGGGGATCGGGGCCGTCATCGGCGATGTCGCGCTCCAGCCCCTCCTCGTCCCGCGGCAGTTCGGTCTCGCGCCGGGCGGGGGCGCTGCGCACCTGGTCCAGGGCCTTGTTGCGGGCGATGCTGATCAGCCAGGTCATCGGCTGCCCCTGGCTGGCGCTGTACCCGGCGGCGTTGTGCCATGCGCTCACGTAAGTCTCCTGCAACAGCTCTTCGGCAAGATCCTGCCGCCGGGAGATACGGAGGATGACCCCGAACAGATGCGCCGAGGTGCGCTGGTAAAGCGCACGCAGGGCCGCCTGATCGCCGAGGGCGACGCGGGCGAGCAGGGCTTGCAGGATTTCTGAACCGTTTGCGGACATGGGGGGCACCGACGGGGCGAACGATGATCTTGCCATAACCCTGCGCCGCAGTCAGCGAATGCGAATCATCCTGGAAACCTCAGTCAAGCGCTGGCCTACGCCCGAACTGCCTTGTGCCCTGGACCGCCGGGCATGGCGTGCGGAGGCGAACGGAAATTTGCCCCCCGCTCAGCGGATGACGCCCCCCCCCAGGCAGACACGGGATTCGTAGAGCACCACCGACTGCCCCGGAGTCAGCGCCCACTGGGACTCGGCAAAGTGGATTTCGGCACACCCGCCATCGACCCGCTCCACTTCGCAGGGCTGGTCCGCCGTGCGATAACGGGGCTTGGCGGTGTAGACCCAGTGGGTATGGGGCGCCTGGCCGGAAACCCAGGAAAGATGCTCCGCCACCAGGGAATCCCGGTAGAGGGCGGGGTGATCGTGGCCCTGGACGACGTGGAGGACGTTCTTCTCCATGTCCTTGCCGGCGACGAACCAGGCGTCGTGGTCGCCGCCGCCGGGCTGTCCCTTTTCCTTGACGCCGCCGATGAGCAGGCCCTTCCTTTGCCCCAGGGTGTGGTACATGAGGCCATCGTGCTCCCCCAGGACCTTGCCGTCGTCGAGGCGGCGGATTTCGCCCTTTTTCGGCGGCAGGTAACGCATGAGGAATTCCTTGAAGGGCCGTTCGCCGATGAAGCAGATGCCGGTGGAGTCCTTCTTGGCGGCGACGTGCAGGCCCTCGGCTTCGGCAATCTTGCGCACCTCGCGTTTGTAGATATCAGCGAGCGGAAAGAGGGTCTTGGCAAGCTGCGCCTGATTCAACCGGTAAAGGAAGTAGCTCTGATCCTTGCTGCCGTCCTCGGCCTTCAGGAGCTGGAACTTGCCGTCGAATTCCCGCACCCCGGCATAGTGACCGGTAGCGATCCTGTCGGCACCCAGCGTCAGCGCATGGTCGAGGAAGGCGCGGAACTTGATTTCCGAATTGCACAGGACGTCCGGATTGGGCGTGCGGCCGGCCTGGTATTCCGTGAGGAATTCAGCGAAAACCCGCTCCCGGTATTCGGCGGCGAAATTGACCACCTCCACGTCGATGCCGATGCGGTCGGCGACGCTCATGACGTCGATGAGGTCCTGGCGGGAGGAGCAGTACTCCTCGCTGTCGTCGTCCTCCCAGTTTTTCATGAACAGGCCGATGACCTTCCAGCCCTGGCGCTTCAGGAGCAGCGCCGCCACGGAGGAATCGACCCCGCCGGAGAGCCCGACGACCACGGTTTTACTCGACACTGGAACCTTCTCCTTCCATCCAGGCGGCCAGCGGCAGGATGACCACCGGCTGCCCGTTATCCACAAACCAGCTATCCACGGCGTAGGCTTCGCCGCTCGCCTGCTCCTCGATGACCGCGGCAAAGTGCTGTGCCACCAGGTAGTGGGTCCGCCTTGCGGGCTCCCTCACCCGGTGCCAGTGCAGGGCACCGTAGACTTCCAGGAGGCGCAGCAGGCGGGTCGTGGTGGTCGAGTGGTCGATGCAGTCCATGCGCCCATCGACGTCCCCGTCGGCGCCATTGCCGGCCAGATCGTGGTGGATGGGCGTCTGCTCGCCGGCCCATCGATACAGCCTGCCCAGGGACTGGGCGAGCAGGGCGCGCTCCCCCGCCGCGTTGTTGGCCAAGGCCAGGAGCCGCGTGGCTTCGAGCCACTGATAATCGTCGTAAACCACCTCGGCCTGGGCCGCGCAATCCCAGTTGTAGCAGACAGCAACCCGCTGCTCGGCAAGGGCCGGGCCCGCCAGGGCAAGAAGCAGCAAGAGGCGCAGGATCATCCGTAATGCGTCAGGAGTTCCAGCGGATAAGCACATCCGGCCAGACAATCCTCGATACAGCGCAGCACCAGGGGACTGCGGTGGCGGCCCGCCTCGCGCCGGATATCCTGGGGCGTCAGCCAATGGGCGGCGACGATGCCTGCGTCGAGGGGACGATCCGCCTCCCAGCCCACCAGGTCGCCGCCAAAGGCGAAGCGCAGGTAGGTGATATCCCGGGTGGGGTGGCGCCAGGTGTAGATTCCCACCAGATGGGTGGGGCGGAAGTGATAGGCCGTTTCTTCCAGAGCTTCCCGGGCGACGGCATTGACGAGGGCCTCCCCACGCTCCAGGTGGCCCGCCGGCTGGTTGAAGGCCAGTCCTGCCTCGGTTTCTTCCTCCACCAGGAGGAAGCGGCCGTCGCGCTGCACCACGGCAGCCACGGTCACATTGGGTTTCCAGACGTTCTTTTCGCTCAAGATCCTGCTCGTTTGCCGCTCGCCACCGGGGGCCAAAGCGGCGATTTTACCCGAGGAAATCGGCTAGAATGTCGGGCTTTCGGCAGCAAGACGGAGACACCCAAAATGTCCATGGCGGATCGCGACGGATTCATCTGGTACGACGGCAAGCTGGTGCCCTGGCGGGACGCCACCACCCACGTCCTCACCCATTCCCTGCATTACGGCATGGGCGTCTTCGAAGGCGTGCGGGCTTACAAGACCGAATCCGGCACTGCCATCTTCCGCCTGGAAGACCACACCGACCGCCTCTTCAACTCGGCCCACATCTTCCAGATGGCCATGCCCTTCGACAAGGCCACCCTCAACGAGGCCCAGAAGGAAGTCATCCGCGCCAACAAGCTGGAATCCGGCTACCTGCGCCCCCTGGCCTTCTACGGCTCGGAAAAGCTGGGCGTCTCGCCCAAGGGCGCCAAGGTGCATATCGCCATCGCCGCCTGGCCGTGGGGTGCCTACCTGGGCGAGGAAGGCCTGGAGCGCGGCATTCGCGTCAAGACCTCCAGCTTCACCCGTCACCATGTCAATATCAGCATGGTGCGCGCCAAGGCCTGTGGCCACTACATCAATTCCATCCTGGCCAATAACGAAGCCACCAACGACGGCTACGACGAGGCCATGCTGCTGGACCCTGAAGGCTACGTGGCCGAGGGCGCCGGCGAGAACCTCTTCATCGTCAAGAAGGGCAGGATCTACACACCGGATCTGACCTCCTGCCTGGAAGGCATCACTCGCGCCACGGTGCTGCAACTGGCCGAGGAAATGGGCATCCCGGTGCTGGAAAAGCGCATCACCCGCGACGAAGTCTATGCCGCCGATGAAGCCTTCTTCACCGGCACCGCCGCCGAAGTGACCCCCATCCGCGAGCTGGACGGCCGCCAGATCGGCATCGGCCGCCGCGGCCCGGTCACCGCCCGCCTGCAAGCCAAATATTTCGACGTGGTCTATGGCCGCTCCGCCGAACACGCGGGCTGGCTGGCCCACGTCTGACACCCTCCCGGGAGAATTCACCATGGCCGATAACGCCCGCACCGTCGAAATCGACGCCCACGACCTGCCCCTGCACTGCCCGCAACCCAGTTCGCCCCTGTGGTGCCAGCATCCCCGCGTTTTCCTGGATGCCACCAAGACCGGCGAAGTGGTCTGCCCCTATTGCAGCACCAAGTACGTCTTCAAGGGCGAACTTCCCAAGGGACATCATTGAGCGGGGAGTGAAGGGCGAGGTGTAAAAGCCTTTCATCCGGTTAGCCATCTTGGCCGCCTCTCCCCCGCCCGCCTCACCGCTCATCGCTGACCCCGCCCCCGTGCCCCGCGCGCTGGTGGTCGCGCCTTCCTGGATCGGCGATGCGGTGATGGCCCAGCCGCTCTTCCGGCGGCTGCTGCAAGCGACCCCCGGCCTGCACCTGGATGCCCTGGCGCCACGCTGGGTGGCCCCGGTGCTGCGCCGCATGCCGGAAATCGCCGACATCGTCGATAGCCCCTTCGGGCACGGCGAAACCTCCCTCAAGGCGCGCTGGCGCCTGGCCCGCAGCCTGACGGAGCGCCACTACGATCGGGCCTACATCCTGCCCAATTCGCTCAAGTCCGCCCTGGTGCCATTCCTGGCCGGCATTCCGGAGCGCGTGGGCTTCATCGGCGAGTCGCGCTACGGCCTCATCAACCGCCGCCACCGCCTGGACAAGGCCGCCCTGCCCCTCATGGTCGAGCGCTTCGCACAGCTCGCCGAGGCCCCTGGCGTCCCCCCGGCCCGCCCCATCGCGCCACCCCGGCTGCTCTCTTCCCCGGCCCAGCAGGCAGAGGCTCTGGCGTCCCTCGGTCTCGCACCGCCGACCCGTCTGGTGGCCTTCTGCCCCGGCGCCGAATATGGCCCCGCCAAGCGCTGGCCCGAGGCCCACTTTGCCCGCCTGGCCCGGGAACTCGCGGCCCGCGGCCATAGCGTCTGGCTCTTCGGCTCGGGCAAGGACAAGGCGGTGGGCGACGCCATCGTCGCCCAGGCGGCGGGGGCCTGCCGCAATCTCTGCGGTGCCACGGGACTGGACCAGGCCATCGACCTCCTGGCCCTTTCGGAACTCGTGGTGTGCAACGATTCCGGCCTCATGCACGTCGCCGCCGCCCTGGATCGCCCGCTGGTGGCCCTCTACGGATCGTCTTCCCCCGGCTTCACCCCGCCCCTGAGCGAACGCGCTACCATAGCCAGCCTCGCGCTGTCGTGCAGCCCCTGCTTCAAGCGCCAGTGCCCCCTGGGCCACCTGGACTGCCTCCAGCGCCTCGAACCGGACCGCATCCTCGCCGCCTGCCTCGCTCACCTGTCCCCATGACCAAGCCCAACCATTTCCCCAGTCCGGAAGACGTGGAAACCGCCTTTTACGAATCCCTCGCCAGGAGTGATCTGGACACCTTCATCCTCACCTGGGCCGAGGACGAGGATGTGGTCTGCGTCCACCCCACCGGTGCCCGCATCGCGGAATTGCCGCTCATCCGCGAAAGCTGGCGGCAAATCCTGGCCAGCAGCCGCCTGCGCGTGCGCACCGAGTCGCGCTACCACTGGCAGGGGATGGTCCTCGCCGTGCATCACCTGACCGAAACCCTGTACCTGGGCGACAATCCGGAGGCTCAGGGCACCCTGCACGTCACCCACGTCTATACCCGCGGCGCCCATGGTTGGCGCCTGGTCGCCCGCCACGCCTCCGCCGCCGGGGACGACCAGGCCCTGGCCCAGGCGCAGGTCCAGGAGGCGGGTTCCCACACCCTGCATTGACCCCCTACGCCGCTCCCGCCTGGCTGCCGGGCGGCCACGCCCAGACCCTCTGGCCGCGAGCCATCCGCCCGCCCTTGCCCCCCACCCGGCGGGAGCGCTGGACCACCCCGGACGGTGACTTCATCGACGTGGACCGTCTCGACGGCCCGCCGGATCGGCCCCTGTTGGTGCTTTTCCACGGCCTGGAAGGCAGTTCCCGCAGCCCCTACGCGGCATCGCTGGCCCAGGCCTGCAAGGCCGCCCGGTGGCGTCTGGCCCTCCCCCACTTCCGCGGCTGCTCGGGCGAACTGAACCGCCGGCCGAGGGCCTATCACTCCGGTGACTCCGACGAAATCGACTGGATTCTCGCCCGTCTTGAAGCGGAAAACGGCGGCTGTCCGGTCTTCGCTGCCGGCGTCTCCCTGGGCGGCAATGCCCTGCTCAAGTGGGCCGGGGAGCGGGGCGCCGATGCCGCCCGCTACGCGCAAGCCATCGCCGCCGTCTGCGCCCCCCTCGACCTCGCGGCCTGCGGCCACCATCTGGCCCGGGGCTTCAACCGCGTCTACACCCGGCACTTCCTCAACACCCTGAAAGCCGTCTCCCGCCAGCGGCTGCAGCAGTTTCCCGGCCTCTTCGACGCCCTGAGCATGGAAGCCGCTCGCAATCTCCATCAGTTCGATGACGCCGTCACCGGCCCGCTGCACGGGTTCGCCGGCGCGGACGACTATTGGGCGCGCTGCTCCAGCAAACCCTGGCTGGCCCATATTCAAGTGCCGGCCTGGGTGCTGAATGCGCGCAACGACCCCTTCCTGCCCGCCCGCTACCTGCCCGGCCCGGGTGAAGTCGGCCCCGGTGTCGTCCTCGAACAGCCCGCCGCGGGCGGCCACGTGGGCTTCGTCAGCGGCGCCTTCCCCGGCCATCTGGACTGGTTGCCCCAAAGGCTCTTACACTTCTTCCATTCCGCAACGTCATAACGAGAACGCCATGAGCAACGCACCCGCTTCCCTGCCCGCCGAAATCTTCAAGGCCTACGACATCCGCGGCATCGTCGGCAAATCGCTGACCGCCGACGTGGTGCGCCGCATCGGCCACGCCCTCGGCTCCCTCGCCGCCGAAAAGGGCCAGACCGCCATCGCCGTCGGCCGCGACGGCCGCCTCTCCGGCCCCGAGCTGGCCGGCGCCCTGATGGACGGCATCTGCGCCGCCGGCATCGATGCCATCGACGTCGGCTGCGTGCCGACCCCGGTGACCTACTTCGCCGCCTATGAACTGGGGTGCAACTCCTGCGTCTCGGTCACCGGCAGCCACAACCCGCCGGACTACAACGGCCTGAAGATGGTCGTCGGCGGCGAAACGCTGGCCCTGGACGCCATCCAGGACTTGAAACGGCGCAGCGAGGAAGGCCGCCTGCGCACCGGCCAGGGCCAGAAGCGCAGCGCCGACGTGAAGGCCGCCTACATCGAACGCATCGTCGGCGACGTGAAACTCGCCCGGCCCCTGAAGATCGTCATGGATTGCGGCAATGGCGTCGCCGGTGCCATCGCCCCGGAACTCTTCCAGCGCCTGGGCTGCGACATCGTGCCGCTTTTCTGCGAGGTGGACGGCAACTTCCCCAACCATCACCCCGACCCCTCCAAACCGGAAAACCTGGAGGACGTCATCCACGCCCTGAAAACCACCGACGCCGAAATCGGCATCGCCTTCGACGGCGACGGCGACCGCCTGGGCGTGGTGACCAAGGACGGCGAAATCATCTACCCCGACCGCCAGCTCATGCTCTTCGCCGCCGACGTGCTCTCCCGCGTTCCCGGCGGGCAGATCATCTACGACGTGAAATGCACCCGGCTGCTGGCCCCCTGGATTCGCCAGCACGGCGGCACGCCCCTCATGTGGAACACCGGCCACGCCCTGGTCAAGAAGAAGCTCAAGGAAACCGGCGCACCGCTGGCCGGCGAAATGAGCGGCCACACCTTCTTCAAGGAACGCTGGTACGGCTTCGACGACGGCCTCTACACGGGAGCACGCCTGCTGGAGATCCTCGCCCGCGCCGCCGACGGCAACCCGGTGCTCAAGGGCCTGCCCAACTCGCCCAGCACGCCGGAGCTCAATATCAAGATGGCCGAAGGCGAACCCTTCGCCCTCATCGACAAGCTCAAGGCTGCCGGCCGATTCGACGGCGCCACCGAAATCATCACCATCGACGGCGTACGGGTCGAATACCCCGACGGCTTCGGCCTGGCCCGCCCCTCCAACACCACGCCGGTGGTGGTGCTGCGCTTCGAGGCCGACACCCCGGCGGCACTGGAGCGCATCCAGGCCGGCTTCCGCCTGGCCATCAGCGCCGTCTGGCCGGGCGTCCAACTTCCCTTCTGACCCCCCGAGGAATCCCCATGCTGCTCACCACCACCCCCAGCATCGAAGGCCGTAGCATCACCGCCTACCACGGCGTCGTCACCGGCGAAGCCATCATCGGCGCCAACTTTCTCAAAGACATGTTCGCCGCCATCCGCGACATCGTCGGCGGCCGCGCCGGCGCCTACGAGAAGACGCTACGCTCCGCCCGGGAAACCGCCTTCGCCGAACTCAGCGAAGCCGCCCAGGCCCTGGGCGCCAACGCGGTGGTGGGTATCGACATCGACTACGAAGTGCTGGGGGAAACCAACGGGATGCTCATGGTGGCGGTGAGCGGGACGGCGGTGACGGTGGGGTGAGGGGTTGGCAGAGGCAAATGCGGGGTCCGTCCCAGAATATCCGTACCGTTCGGACAAGTCGGCCGATTACGAATGCACAAGCCGAATACATGAAGTTTCACCGTAAGAGCATCTTCCGAGGTAGATAGTGCCTCGGCAAGATAGCACGCTCATTGCACGCGCGCTCAGTGTCAGGTTTTGCAATCCAGCATCTGCCGGAAACAGCCTCAGGCCGCGAGTCCTCTCAGCCACTCTGCCGCCTCGGTCGTAAACGCGTAAACGGGGACGTACCACGAAAAGCGAGAAAAGACGCAGCGGCCCGAGACGCTTATGGTAGTCGGGCTATCCATAATTTTGAGAATGCCCCGTGAGAACCGTTGCCGTCTTTGAAGCCAAGAACCGGCTTTCCGAACTGCTGACCGCTGTCGAACAGGGCGAGGAAATCACCATCACCCGGCATGGCTGCCCGGTGGCTCGCATCGTATCCGCCAATGCCCCCACCCGTGCCGATCAGGATCAACGGGAGCGGGTCTCCGGTGCCCTGGCGCGGCTGCGCAGCCTTCGCCGGGGTAGCAGCCTTGGCGCTTCGCTGCCCGAAGCCATAGAAGACGGCCGCGACTGATGCCTTTTGTCCTCGGCAACTCAGTCGTCACCGGCTGGGTCATCGAGGACCAGGCGACCGACTACACGGAAGCCATTGCCGTCAGGCTGGAAGCTGACTGCGCGATGGTTCCGGCACTCTGGCAGCTCGAATTCGCCAACGTCCTGAAAACCGCCTGTGCCCGGGGCAAGCTGGACATCGAAACGGCCCGCCAGATCGTGGATACCGTCTGCGCCCTGCCCATCGAGATCGATGCGGACGCGCCGGCACCGCGCCAATTGTTCGAACTGGCGATGCGCTACAACCTGAGCAGCTACGATGCAGCCTATCTAGAACTCGCCATGCGTCACGGCCTCCCCATTGCGTGCCAGGACGGCAAATTGCGAGAGGCAGCCCAGATGGCGGGAGTGACCGTAGCCTGAGGGGGCGAGTCGGCCCTCGCCCCAAGCGTCATGCCCGCTGGATCAGGTTTTGCAATCCAGCAGTCGCCGAACACCCAGGCTCAGGCCGCAAGCCCGATCAACCATTCGGCCGCGTCGGTTATCCGCACCCGGCCGCGGGCTGTTAAGGAGGAGCATTTTGCGCCGGGGTTGGCGGCGATAAGTTCGTCAAGATAACGCTCAATTGGACGCCCGGAATTCCGCCCCGGAACCACAGTCCCGCTCAGCGCGTCTTGGGATTGAGGCTACCCCGGTTGTATTCCTTGTCGCCGGGCACGACCATGCGGGTTCCCGGGAGCCAGCCGCCCTGGGCGTCGATGGGGCGGGTCTTGTTCTCCGGGTATTGGGCGGCCACCTGCTGGGCGTCCGCGGCCTTTTTGGCATCGACGTATTCCCAGCGGCCGTTGGGGAAGAGGCGGACCTTTTCGCCGCCGGCCGTGGTGGCTTCCACGGGCGTGCGGTCGAGGTCGGCCGCCAGGGCGGCGCCACCGGCCAGGAGGAGGGCCAGCGCGACGGCAGCCCTCACAGCTTGCCCTCCACCCAAGCCTGGACCGAGGCGAGAGCGCCGGCCAGGTTCTCCGGCTGGGTGCCGCCGGCCTGGGCCATGTCCGGCCGGCCGCCGCCCTTGCCGCCCACTTGCTGGGCCACCATATTGACCAGTTCGCCGGCCTTGACCTTGCCGGTGAGGTCGGCGGTGACGCCGGCAATGAGCGTCACCTTGCCACCAGCGACGGAAGACAGCACCACGGCGGCGGACTTGAGCTTGTCCTTCAGCTTGTCCATCGTCTCGCGCAAGGCCGTGACGTCGGCCCCTTCCATGAGGGCGGCGAGCACCTTGGCGCCCTTGACGTCCACGGCCTGATTGACCAGGTCGTCGCCCTGGCTGGAGGCGAGCTTGGATTTGAGGCGGGCCACTTCCTTCTCCAAGGCGCGGACATTGTCCAGCGCCTGGGCGATCTTGCCCGGCACCTCGGCCACCGGGGCCTTGAAGGCGGCGGCGGCGGAATCGAGAACCGCCTGCTGCTGCTGCACCAGGGCCAGCGCGTTATCGCCGGTGATCGCCTCGACGCGGCGCACGCCGGCGGCGACGCCGGCCTCCGCCACGATCTTGAAGAGACCGATGTCTCCGGTGCGGGCCACATGGGTGCCGCCGCACAGTTCCCGGGAGGAACCGATGTCGAGCACCCGCACCTCGTCGCCGTACTTTTCGCCGAAGAGCATCATGGCGCCCAGCTTCTGGGCTTCGGCGATGGGCAGGACGCGGCATTCGGTGGCCCCGTTGGCCAGCACCTCGGCGTTGACGATGACCTCGACCTCGCGGATTTCTTCGTCGCTCATCGGCTGGTTATGGACGAAGTCGAAGCGGGTCTTGTCCGGGTCCACCTGGGAGCCCTTCTGCTGCACGTGGTCGCCCAGCACTTCACGCAGGGCCTTGTGCAGCAGATGGGTGGCGGAGTGGTTGCGCATGGTGCGCTGGCGGGCGAGAACGTCCACCTTGGCGGTGACGCCGTTGCCGACCGTGAGGGTGCCGGTCTTGACTACGCCGTGGTGGCCGAAGACGGCAGCCTGGATCTTTTGCGTCTCCTCGACGGCGAAGATGCCGTGCACCGACTGCAAGGCGCCGCGGTCGCCCACCTGGCCGCCGGATTCGGCGTAGAAGGGGGTGTTGTCGAGGACGACCACGCCCATCTCGCCCTCATGCAGTTGATTCACAGGGGTGCCGTCCTTGTACAGCGCGAGGACGTTGGCCTTGTATTCCAGGGTGTCGTAACCGTGGAAGGCGGTGGCCGGGCCGTCGTAGTCCAGATTGGCGGCCATCTTGAACTTGCCGGCGGCGCGGGCCTGTTCCTTCTGGCGGGCCATGGCGGCGTCGAAGGCGGCGCCGTCCACCGTCACCTGGCGCTCGCGGCAGATGTCGGCGGTGAGGTCCAGGGGGAAGCCGTAGGTGTCGTGCAGCTTGAAAGCCGTCTCGCCATTGAAGACGCCACCCTCGGGCAGGGCCTTGAGTTCGCCCTCGAGGATGGCCATGCCGTGCTCGATGGTCTCGAAGAAACGATCTTCCTCCTGCTTCAGCGTCGCCATGACCTTCGCCTGGTGCTGGGCCAGTTCCGGATAGGCAATACCCATTTCGGCCACCAGGTCCGGCACCATCTTGTGGAAGAAGGCAGCGCGGGCGCCCAGCTTGTAGCCGTGGCGGATGGCGCGGCGAATGATGCGGCGCAGCACGTAGCCACGGCCCTCGTTGCCCGGGATGACGCCGTCGGCGATGAGGAAGGAACAGGCGCGGATGTGGTCGGCCAATACCTTCAAGGACGGGCTGTCCATGTCGGCCCCGCTGGTTTCGCGGGCGGCGGCCTTGAGCAGGGCCTGGAAGAGGTCGATCTCGTAATTGGCGTGCACGCCTTGCAGCACGGCCGAGATGCGTTCCAGGCCCATGCCGGTGTCCACGCTGGGCTTGGGCAGCGGGTGCATGACGCCGGCCTCGTCCCGGTTGAACTGCATGAAGACGTTGTTCCAGATTTCGATGAAGCGGTCGCCGTCTTCTTCGGGGCTTCCCGGGGGGCCGCCCCAGTGCTGTTCGCCGTGGTCGTAGAAGATTTCGGTGCACGGGCCGCAGGGGCCAGTGTCGCCCATCATCCAGAAGTTGTCAGAAGCGTAGCGGGCGCCCTTGTTGTCGCCGATGCGGATGACCCGCTCCACCGGCACGCCGATTTCCCTGG
It includes:
- a CDS encoding sigma-70 family RNA polymerase sigma factor; the encoded protein is MSANGSEILQALLARVALGDQAALRALYQRTSAHLFGVILRISRRQDLAEELLQETYVSAWHNAAGYSASQGQPMTWLISIARNKALDQVRSAPARRETELPRDEEGLERDIADDGPDPLALLESAGDTLAIRQCLDAADARQRQSLALAYYHGLSHSEVAERMAAPLGTVKAWVRRGLESLKRCLEAGGRKGAESA
- a CDS encoding zinc-finger domain-containing protein; protein product: MADNARTVEIDAHDLPLHCPQPSSPLWCQHPRVFLDATKTGEVVCPYCSTKYVFKGELPKGHH
- a CDS encoding type II toxin-antitoxin system prevent-host-death family antitoxin, with the translated sequence MRTVAVFEAKNRLSELLTAVEQGEEITITRHGCPVARIVSANAPTRADQDQRERVSGALARLRSLRRGSSLGASLPEAIEDGRD
- a CDS encoding phosphomannomutase/phosphoglucomutase, with translation MSNAPASLPAEIFKAYDIRGIVGKSLTADVVRRIGHALGSLAAEKGQTAIAVGRDGRLSGPELAGALMDGICAAGIDAIDVGCVPTPVTYFAAYELGCNSCVSVTGSHNPPDYNGLKMVVGGETLALDAIQDLKRRSEEGRLRTGQGQKRSADVKAAYIERIVGDVKLARPLKIVMDCGNGVAGAIAPELFQRLGCDIVPLFCEVDGNFPNHHPDPSKPENLEDVIHALKTTDAEIGIAFDGDGDRLGVVTKDGEIIYPDRQLMLFAADVLSRVPGGQIIYDVKCTRLLAPWIRQHGGTPLMWNTGHALVKKKLKETGAPLAGEMSGHTFFKERWYGFDDGLYTGARLLEILARAADGNPVLKGLPNSPSTPELNIKMAEGEPFALIDKLKAAGRFDGATEIITIDGVRVEYPDGFGLARPSNTTPVVVLRFEADTPAALERIQAGFRLAISAVWPGVQLPF
- a CDS encoding alpha/beta fold hydrolase, with protein sequence MTPYAAPAWLPGGHAQTLWPRAIRPPLPPTRRERWTTPDGDFIDVDRLDGPPDRPLLVLFHGLEGSSRSPYAASLAQACKAARWRLALPHFRGCSGELNRRPRAYHSGDSDEIDWILARLEAENGGCPVFAAGVSLGGNALLKWAGERGADAARYAQAIAAVCAPLDLAACGHHLARGFNRVYTRHFLNTLKAVSRQRLQQFPGLFDALSMEAARNLHQFDDAVTGPLHGFAGADDYWARCSSKPWLAHIQVPAWVLNARNDPFLPARYLPGPGEVGPGVVLEQPAAGGHVGFVSGAFPGHLDWLPQRLLHFFHSATS
- a CDS encoding nuclear transport factor 2 family protein, which encodes MTKPNHFPSPEDVETAFYESLARSDLDTFILTWAEDEDVVCVHPTGARIAELPLIRESWRQILASSRLRVRTESRYHWQGMVLAVHHLTETLYLGDNPEAQGTLHVTHVYTRGAHGWRLVARHASAAGDDQALAQAQVQEAGSHTLH
- a CDS encoding type II toxin-antitoxin system VapC family toxin encodes the protein MPFVLGNSVVTGWVIEDQATDYTEAIAVRLEADCAMVPALWQLEFANVLKTACARGKLDIETARQIVDTVCALPIEIDADAPAPRQLFELAMRYNLSSYDAAYLELAMRHGLPIACQDGKLREAAQMAGVTVA
- a CDS encoding heavy metal-binding domain-containing protein, coding for MLLTTTPSIEGRSITAYHGVVTGEAIIGANFLKDMFAAIRDIVGGRAGAYEKTLRSARETAFAELSEAAQALGANAVVGIDIDYEVLGETNGMLMVAVSGTAVTVG
- the waaF gene encoding lipopolysaccharide heptosyltransferase II codes for the protein MPRALVVAPSWIGDAVMAQPLFRRLLQATPGLHLDALAPRWVAPVLRRMPEIADIVDSPFGHGETSLKARWRLARSLTERHYDRAYILPNSLKSALVPFLAGIPERVGFIGESRYGLINRRHRLDKAALPLMVERFAQLAEAPGVPPARPIAPPRLLSSPAQQAEALASLGLAPPTRLVAFCPGAEYGPAKRWPEAHFARLARELAARGHSVWLFGSGKDKAVGDAIVAQAAGACRNLCGATGLDQAIDLLALSELVVCNDSGLMHVAAALDRPLVALYGSSSPGFTPPLSERATIASLALSCSPCFKRQCPLGHLDCLQRLEPDRILAACLAHLSP
- the mnmA gene encoding tRNA 2-thiouridine(34) synthase MnmA codes for the protein MSSKTVVVGLSGGVDSSVAALLLKRQGWKVIGLFMKNWEDDDSEEYCSSRQDLIDVMSVADRIGIDVEVVNFAAEYRERVFAEFLTEYQAGRTPNPDVLCNSEIKFRAFLDHALTLGADRIATGHYAGVREFDGKFQLLKAEDGSKDQSYFLYRLNQAQLAKTLFPLADIYKREVRKIAEAEGLHVAAKKDSTGICFIGERPFKEFLMRYLPPKKGEIRRLDDGKVLGEHDGLMYHTLGQRKGLLIGGVKEKGQPGGGDHDAWFVAGKDMEKNVLHVVQGHDHPALYRDSLVAEHLSWVSGQAPHTHWVYTAKPRYRTADQPCEVERVDGGCAEIHFAESQWALTPGQSVVLYESRVCLGGGVIR
- a CDS encoding NUDIX hydrolase, translated to MSEKNVWKPNVTVAAVVQRDGRFLLVEEETEAGLAFNQPAGHLERGEALVNAVAREALEETAYHFRPTHLVGIYTWRHPTRDITYLRFAFGGDLVGWEADRPLDAGIVAAHWLTPQDIRREAGRHRSPLVLRCIEDCLAGCAYPLELLTHYG
- a CDS encoding branched-chain amino acid transaminase, with amino-acid sequence MSMADRDGFIWYDGKLVPWRDATTHVLTHSLHYGMGVFEGVRAYKTESGTAIFRLEDHTDRLFNSAHIFQMAMPFDKATLNEAQKEVIRANKLESGYLRPLAFYGSEKLGVSPKGAKVHIAIAAWPWGAYLGEEGLERGIRVKTSSFTRHHVNISMVRAKACGHYINSILANNEATNDGYDEAMLLDPEGYVAEGAGENLFIVKKGRIYTPDLTSCLEGITRATVLQLAEEMGIPVLEKRITRDEVYAADEAFFTGTAAEVTPIRELDGRQIGIGRRGPVTARLQAKYFDVVYGRSAEHAGWLAHV